In Nicotiana tabacum cultivar K326 chromosome 2, ASM71507v2, whole genome shotgun sequence, the following proteins share a genomic window:
- the LOC107816771 gene encoding uncharacterized protein LOC107816771 has product MRSDPSTRKSDALYEFHQERGHKTEDCIAIRQEAVNILQQGHLKELLSNKRRNNFARGCERQGPPKPLSPACTINIIIGGNDDAFISDIKFTATHKFKRSITHERYDRLEESIIFDELDANGLTFPHNDALVITLSLLDTDVKRIMVGDGSEACIIHPQFLTQMRLEDKIVSHCITLTDFNNVVERTSRESTLLVLAGGIMLETTFHIMDHATAYNAIVGRPWIHPIRAVPSSLYQLIKFPTPWGIFSIWGEQRTSGKCCCIALDNTTIQQKKTRK; this is encoded by the coding sequence ATGAGATCCGATCCGAGCACCAGAAAATCCGATGCCCTCTACGAGTTCCACCAGGAGCGCGGACACAAGACAGAGGACTGCATTGCCATCAGGCAAGAGGCTGTGAACATTTTGCAGCAGGGACACCTCAAAGAGCTACTAAGCAACAAAAGGAGAAACAACTTTGCCAGGGGATGTGAACGCCAAGGCCCACCGAAGCCGCTGTCACCAGCTTGCACTATCAACATAATCATCGGCGGCAACGACGATGCCTTCATCAGCGACATTAAATTCACTGCCACTCACAAGTTCAAAAGATCTatcacccacgaacggtatgacagactcgaagaaagtatcatatTCGACGAGTTAGATGCCAACGGATTGACTTTCCCTCACAATGATGCTCTTGTCATTACTTTGTCCCTTTTAGATACTGATGTTAAACGTATCATGGTAGGTGATGGGAGTGAAGCGTGCATTATCCATCCCCAGTTTCTCACCCAGATGagactcgaggacaagatagtgTCACACTGCATCACACTAACCGATTTTAATAATGTAGTTGAACGAACATCGAGAGAAAGTACACTCCTCGTCTTGGCCGGTGGCATAATGCTGGAGAcgacattccacatcatggaccatgCCACCGCATACAATGCCATtgtaggacgaccatggatacatcccATAAGAGCCGTCCCCTCCAGCTTATATCAATTAATCAAATTCCCAACACCTTGGGGGATCTTCAGCATATGGGGAGAACAACGCACGTCTGGGAAATGTTGCTGCATCGCCTTAGACAACACAACAATCCAACAGAAAAAGACAAGGAAATGA